CGCCTGACTCGTTCTGCACGCCGACGAGGCGGAAGCGGTTCATCGCCTGGATGTTGTCGCCGGCGACGTCGACGCGGTTGGGGAACTGGTTGCCCAGGAGCTCGACGTCCGGCATCGACGTCGCCGTGCCGACCCGGCCCTCGTGGTCGATGTTCTGCAGCCACAGCGACTTCGAGCCGTCGCCGTTGTCGGTGAAGACGTGCGTCAGCTTCCAGTGGTCGACGTCGGAGTAGCCGGTTCCCGAGCGGATCTGCGTGGTGACGGACGCCAGCTTCTTGCGCGTCCAGAACGTCGGGGAGTTCTGGCTCGCGCACTTCGTGCCGGCCGCGCAGTTCTGGTCCCAGGGGACGTCGGGCCAGCGGGTGGCGGTCGCGTCGGTCAGGTCGCCCGGCTCGCAGTCGGCGGCCGCGGCGACACAGCGCTCGTCGGTCGTGAAGACCACCCGGGCGGGTGCGACGGTCGTGTAGACCGCGCCGTCGCGCTGGCCGTAGTCCGCCCGCTTGAGGTAGCCGCCGCGGACGTACGGCTTGCCGTTCTCCGTGTACTTGAGGTTCTGGGAGTAGTAGTTGGTCTCCTTGCCGTAGTAGTAGGACATCACGTTGCCGTGGGTGTCCTTCACGTACGACAGGTTCCAGCGCCAGGCCTGGTTGCAGTACGAGGCGTCGAACGTCGACGCGTGGCAGGGCTCGCCGCTGTCGTCGCCGTAGACGGGGACGGTCCAGGCGGAGTCGGTCGTCGGGTCGGGGTCGGTCGTGCCGGTGGTCGCCGGGTCGTCCGAGCGCCAGCCGGGGAGCCGGTCCAGGCCGAAGTAGTACTCGGTGCCGTCGGTCGTCGTCAGACGCCAGTACTCGCCGTCGTCGTCGCCGTTGGTCGTGCCGGTGAGCTTCTCGACCTTCGCGTCGTCGTCGCTGCTGATCCGCCACTTGCCGGTGGCGTCGTCCTTGACGATCTCGCCCGACGTGCCGCCGGCCAGGGTGACCGTGGCGTTGTCGTACGCCCAGCACTGGTCGCCGTTGGCCTTGTCCTGCCCGTCCTTGGCGCAGGCCTTGTAGCGGCGCTCGATGTATCCGGGCTCGTAGCCGAAGCCCTGGCCGGCCCAGGAGCCCTGGGAGTTGGTGGCCGCCGTCTGGCCGTCGACGGACTGCGAGCTGTAGCCGAGGCTGACCGAAGGGGCGAGACCGCCGGGGACCGGCGGGGTCCGCATCGGGTACGACCAGTTGAAGGCGCCGGAGGAGTTGGAGACGCTCCACTCCGAGGAGGCCTGGAGCGAGGTGGCCTTGTAGTCGCCCTGGTCGCCGGAGCTGCCGGCGGTGGCGGCGAGGAGGGTGACGCCGGTGGCGCCGGACGCCGTCCTCAGCGTCTGGGTGGTGACGCCGGTCAGGTCGGGGGCCGCGTCGAACGTGGTCGTGAGGGTCCGAGCCGCTGCCGAGTTGGTGCTCTTCAGCTCACTCGGGGTGGAGCACTCCTTCTTCTGCGGGGTGGTGAGCAGGCACTCCGGGTACTGCACGAAGCGCAGCCGGGAGCCGTAGCCGCCGCCGTACGCGTCCTCGAAGCCGGAGTAGTCGAGCTGGACCCTGGCCTTGCCCGCCGTGTCCACGCCGTCGGTGCGGGCCACCTTCAGGAGCACGCCGTCCACGCCCGCGGCGAGCGCCTTCCTGTGGTCGACGACCTCGACGGCCAGTTCGCCGGGGCCGGTCGTGGTGGGAGCGGCCGCCTTCAGGGGCAGGCCCTTGACCTTCGCGAGCTTCGGGGAGACCGCCGTCTCGGCACGGCCCGCCTTCGGCCAGGTCACCTTCGCGGGGTCGGTGACCACGGCGGCGTCGACCGGGTTCTTCCTCGGCTTCTCGGCCTTCGCGTTCGTGCCGTGTGCCGGACCTCGGTCCTGCTGCAGTTCGGGCAGGTCGAGGTCCTTGGCCTCGGCCAGGGGCGCGTACTGCGGCAGCAGACCGATCGCTACGGCGATGCCTACGGCGGCCGCCGTTCTGCGCCGTGCGGTGCGGTTCCAGAGCGCCGAACGGGCGCGGAACCACGAGGGCGTGGACATGACTACTCCCGTGGAAGAAGGAGGAAGAAGGAGAAGGAGAAGGTGACGGCCGTGGGCGAGGCTTCAGAGGTAGCGGCTGACGAGACTTCAGAGGGAGCGGCTGACGAAGCTTCGGGGGAGGCGGCGGAGCAGGTGCTCGTGCTCCGCCGCCTCGACCGCTGTCCTGCTGGGCGGCGGCTACGTGGCGTCACCGACGCCGGCGGCGATCCGCACGGCTCGGTACTGGTCGACCACGCCCTGGTAGGCGCTGACCTCGTCGAGGGCGCCGGAGAAGTAGTCGCTGCCCGTGGCGCCGGTCAGGGACCGGCCCACCTGGATGCTGACGCGGGAGAGATCCCAGGTGTTGGGCCACAGGGTCTCGACCCCGCTCACCTGACCGTTGACGTACAGCTTCACCTCGCCGAAGACGGCGTCGTAGGCCAACGTCAGATGGTCGCCCGAGTTCTCCGAGCTCGGCGTCGGCATCGACGGCGGGCCCTCAGGAGTGACGGGCGTCGCGTCGCCGGCGTCCCGGTCGGTCACGGTCAGCTGCCAGCGCTTCGTGGCCTGTGAGTAACGGACCACCGCCGCCTGGCCGTTCGCGCCGGACAGGGCGAACACCGTCTGGTCCTTGCCCGGATCAGCCGAGGCCAGCCGGGCTCGCGCCGCGACCGCGAAGCTTCCCTGGGCCGCGACCAGCCCGGAACCCCGCTCGGCGAAGCCGCTCGTGCCGTCCAGCTGGAGATGTCCGTCGCCCCACAGGGGCGCGGCGGGAACGGTCGTGCAGGTCGGGTCGAGCTCGTCGCAGACGGTGTCCGCCACGCGGTAGACGGAGGCGCCACCGGACAGCGCGAGTCCTTCCCCGCCGTCCGTCTCGGGCGAGACCCCGTTCGCCTCCTCGTCGAGCGGCCAGTATCCGACCTGCTCCGGGTCGGACTCGCTGACGGTCGCCAGTTCGGACGCGGTCAGGAGTCGGTCGTACATCCGGACGGCGGACAGCGATCCCTTCAGGTGGTTCGTGTAGCCCGACAGCGCGAGGGACCTGCCCATCTGAAGCCCGCCGGCAGCGCCCCACGACGTACGGCGCTGCACCGGCGCGGCCGCGGCCTTGTCCCCCTTGTACAGGGTCATGGTGCGCTGGTCGGCGTCGTAGACGGCGGCCAGGTGGACCCAGAGGTTGGCGACCGCCTTCGTGTCGTCCAGCACCCGCCACTCGCCGAGCGAGTCCATGCCCGAGTCGGGGAAGCGGAACTCCCACTTCTGGGTGGTTCCGTCGTAGCCCAGCACGAAGCCGGGCTCGGCCGTGCCGTCCTGGCTGACCAACGTCATGTCCCGGGTGGGGAGTTCGGGGAGGTAGGCCCAGAGCGAGACCGAGAAGGACTTGGCCGTGTCCACGATCGGGGTGGACGTGGACAGATACGCATTCTGCGAGCCGTTGAAGGAGGTCGCGACCTTGCTCTTCTTGTCGCCCAGGTTCGTCGCGCCGAAGGTGACTCCGGCGCCCTTCGCCGCCGAGGGGTCGCCCGCTCGTCCCGCCGCCGCCGTGGCGGTCGCCGGATCGTCCAGCTTCCATGCGGCTGCCGGCGCCCGCCCGTCAGTGACGACGAAGCTGTGTCCGGCGGGGGTCACCGCGGACTTGCCGGCCGCGTCGACCGCCGTGACCGTCAGGGTCTGCGTGCCCGAGCCCGTCGGCGCCCACCGCAGCGTTCCCGGCCGGCCCGTACCCGTCTGCGCGGGAACGGATCCGTTGGTGCCGTCCTGGAACTCGTAGCGGTAGGACACGACGTCGGTCGAGGTCGACTTGAACGTGAAGGTCCCGTAGTCGCCGACTCCCGGATGGGGAGCGTCGTCGTCCGGGTATTCCGTCGAGGTCACGGTCGGCGCCGCGGGCTTCGTCCTGTCGAGGATGAACTCGCAGGCCTGCGGGGGCGGGCTGCTCCAGGGCCCCCATCCCTGACCGTCGCTGCCCCGCACCTGCCAGGCGTAGACGACGTTCTCCAACAGCGTGTAGGCCCCGGGATTGTCGGGATTCCCCGTGACCCCGGCCTTCGCGGAGAACTTCGCCATTCCGGTCTGGCTGTTGGACGAATCGGAGTACGTGCTCTTCGGAGCCGTCACGAACGACGGCACCTGGATCCACTTCGCGGTCGCGGAGTCGTACCGCGTCAGGACGAACTCGGCGCGCAGCGTCTCGGCCTTGCCTGCGACGTCGTTGTGGTCGTAGTCCCGGATGACCGCGGTCATGGTCGGCGGAGTGTCCACATACGGACGGCCCGTCCCGGTCACGCACTTACCGCCGGGCGAGATGCTCATCTCGGCCTTGGACGGCTGCGGAGGCAGACGGTTGTACTTCACTTCCAGCTGACCGTTGCCGCAGAAGCGGTTCCAGTAGGCGTAGCTGTCCTCGTTGGAGGCCGCCAGCCGGAACGTGGTCGTGGCCCAGCTGCTGTCCGCGGCCTGCTGCACCGTGGACTTCACGTCGAAGCGGAGGTTCTGGTTGGTCGCCGTGCAGGAGCCGGCCCTGGCGGTCGTGGACGCGCTGGTGATCGTCTTCTTGACCGAGGGCTGGTTGCCCCAGTTCGTCGCGGAGCTGATCGCGGCCGCGCCGGTGCTGTTGACCCGGGACAGGACGACCGGGCGCGCGGTGCCGTTGTAGGCGTTCGCGAGGGTGATCGCGAAGTCGGCGTCGATGATGTCCTTGCCGGCCAGTGTCCCGGTCGGAATCGCGTAGAACTGGCGCTTCAAGTCGTCGGCAGTCTGGCTCGCACACAGCGCGGAGACGTCCCGCGGGCAGACGCCGACGCCTTCGTGGTCCGAGAACTTCCAGAACTCCGCGCTGGAGAAGTACGACGAGACCATCGTCCACCCGGAGCGGGTGTACGTCTTGGTCACCGGGTCGATGTACACCGGGTACGTCGCCGACTCCAGCAGCTTCCTGTCCGGGGTGAGCACCATCGCGCCCTTGCGGAAGCCCAGCTTCACCGGGGAGACACGGGATCCTTCGCCCGGCCCCTCCCTGAGGTCCTCGCCACGGCCGCGGACCGGATCGGCCTTGCCCCCGCCCGCGCTCAAGCTGCTTTGTGTGCCGCTGCTCTGTGTGGCGCTGCTCTGTGTGCCGCTGCTCTGTGTGGCGCTGCTCTGTGTGGCGCTGCTCTGTGTGCCCGAGGCCGCCCCGGCCGAGTCCCACATCTGAGGCTGCGCGGCCTCGAACACCGGCCCGTCCGCGCCCTCGTCCACGGCGACGAGACCGCCGCCCTC
This window of the Streptomyces sp. NBC_01275 genome carries:
- a CDS encoding LamG domain-containing protein, coding for MFAFQRRRNLARGAVVTVTAGAVFTAGLVGVPASGPTSVKEAAAASAEATSDGKALSEELAQAEAAAAGKQVEAVNLRTERSETLANPDGTFTLREYVQPVRTFKNGTWASLDTTLVQSPNGSWTPRASTADMAFSDGGKGPFATLDRAGKQMSLSWPGPGVLPEPKVEGSTATYADVLPGVDLTVTADTDGFSHLLVVKTAQAARNPQLAEIDLPVTTRGVEVRTQEGGGLVAVDEGADGPVFEAAQPQMWDSAGAASGTQSSATQSSATQSSGTQSSATQSSGTQSSLSAGGGKADPVRGRGEDLREGPGEGSRVSPVKLGFRKGAMVLTPDRKLLESATYPVYIDPVTKTYTRSGWTMVSSYFSSAEFWKFSDHEGVGVCPRDVSALCASQTADDLKRQFYAIPTGTLAGKDIIDADFAITLANAYNGTARPVVLSRVNSTGAAAISSATNWGNQPSVKKTITSASTTARAGSCTATNQNLRFDVKSTVQQAADSSWATTTFRLAASNEDSYAYWNRFCGNGQLEVKYNRLPPQPSKAEMSISPGGKCVTGTGRPYVDTPPTMTAVIRDYDHNDVAGKAETLRAEFVLTRYDSATAKWIQVPSFVTAPKSTYSDSSNSQTGMAKFSAKAGVTGNPDNPGAYTLLENVVYAWQVRGSDGQGWGPWSSPPPQACEFILDRTKPAAPTVTSTEYPDDDAPHPGVGDYGTFTFKSTSTDVVSYRYEFQDGTNGSVPAQTGTGRPGTLRWAPTGSGTQTLTVTAVDAAGKSAVTPAGHSFVVTDGRAPAAAWKLDDPATATAAAGRAGDPSAAKGAGVTFGATNLGDKKSKVATSFNGSQNAYLSTSTPIVDTAKSFSVSLWAYLPELPTRDMTLVSQDGTAEPGFVLGYDGTTQKWEFRFPDSGMDSLGEWRVLDDTKAVANLWVHLAAVYDADQRTMTLYKGDKAAAAPVQRRTSWGAAGGLQMGRSLALSGYTNHLKGSLSAVRMYDRLLTASELATVSESDPEQVGYWPLDEEANGVSPETDGGEGLALSGGASVYRVADTVCDELDPTCTTVPAAPLWGDGHLQLDGTSGFAERGSGLVAAQGSFAVAARARLASADPGKDQTVFALSGANGQAAVVRYSQATKRWQLTVTDRDAGDATPVTPEGPPSMPTPSSENSGDHLTLAYDAVFGEVKLYVNGQVSGVETLWPNTWDLSRVSIQVGRSLTGATGSDYFSGALDEVSAYQGVVDQYRAVRIAAGVGDAT